A part of Brassica rapa cultivar Chiifu-401-42 chromosome A05, CAAS_Brap_v3.01, whole genome shotgun sequence genomic DNA contains:
- the LOC103874775 gene encoding uncharacterized protein LOC103874775, with translation MNSMFSAFDAMSAEIMGKKVTAASYVCNPSQAASSGGGGGQTVSLLKKDENATSLAKKQPRYALELDGIHCFETIVRS, from the coding sequence aTGAATTCGATGTTCAGTGCCTTCGACGCCATGTCCGCAGAGATTATGGGGAAGAAAGTCACCGCAGCGTCTTATGTCTGCAACCCCTCTCAAGCTGCTTCTTCCGGTGGTGGCGGTGGTCAAACTGTGTCTTTGCTGAAGAAAGACGAAAACGCTACCAGTTTGGCGAAGAAGCAACCGAGGTATGCTCTGGAGCTCGACGGGATTCATTGCTTCGAGACCATTGTTCGTTCTTGA